The genomic DNA aacaaaaaagcaacattccacattatttttttgacttttattaaatattttttttcaacatagtACTGGTACATTTAACAACGTAGACTAtcaaaaggtttatttatttattttgtatttatggcTTAAGAGttcataaaaaccaaaaatatggTTTCTCTGACCATCTGAATATTACAAAGATCCAATAAAATGGGAcgtttaatttttcatttcagagcGAGTTCTTCCAgaaaaattaaatcctaaattgacccttatatttttacagttgATAATGTTTGCTGTACTTTGATCCAACAGGCTTCAAAACAAGTCTGTAGACTTGTACTGTTGTAATACTGATAAGAAGAGGACAAAGTATTTGCCACAAAATGTGGGTcgtcctttattttctttttctattgcTAGGTGTGGTTTTCTTCTATGAATCCCTGGTATAAATTTGATTATGTAATTTGATAAGCCTTGGTGAACCTTGATTTGGTGATTAGATCATTCCTGGCTGCTGAGCAGAACAGCCTTAAATCTGGATAactgattgcttttttttttacgccaCACCTAAATGATTCAGATTGAACAAATTTTAATAGGAGACAAATCAGAGTAAATAAAATTCCAACCAACCTGGTTCTCTGCGGAAAAGGGATTTCTCCATAAACTCAACTGGTTGTGCCGCCCTTAGCAAAACTACCCTcaagcattttttaataaatggcaGTGATCTTTGTCCCACTGATCCTTGTGAATCGGGTTGTGGTTTTCAAGCCTTTAAGGTTCACGCCAAAGCACCTCAATCATTTTTATGTCCAGACTTTCACTAGGCCACCAACCACatgttctttttcctttcactcagaAATGCAATGGAGTGTGAGATCAGAACCTTGTCCTGCATGCTTGAGCTTAAGGTCACAAACTGTTAACAGGATATTCTTCTCAATTAAAACAGTATTCCAGGTTCTGCAGCAGCCCAGAGTCACACCAACAGCAATGTTCCACTTTTCCTTCACCAGGCCACAGACTCCTTCCCCACAAAGCCAGATATACTTTGACAAACATGAGACGGgcctattttttgtttttgcctctgAACTcttgttgaatcatgaacactAAACTTAACAGGCATTCAGGCCTACAGGTTCTTTTATTACATCATAATCTGCCAAGTCGACCACTGTTCTTATTTTATCGACctccaaaaagcaaaacacttgCACAAGTAAGagttttcagtcagaaatgtattaaattaatcaCTTTCATTACTTTAACAAGCACAATTTACAGTCAAAACAGGCTATGGTCCATTAGTGCCTTAGACAATTAATACATTAGTCACTTGTAAAACACAAGGGCAGGATTCTTACAAATTGCGGAGTCACGTTACCTATCAAGTTATCAAACATGAAGCTGTACAAGAGACTCTGCGTTGTGCCCCTCATGTCTTTCAAGAGGCACAATGAAAGATCGAACATGTCATTTATCAGAGGCCTGTGTTTAACTATCAATGCCTTTCATTTCAAAGATTTGACATTTATGTACTTTTGGTATCAGTTTTTAATATCTTATGTGACTAAGATAGCTAGCTTTTGGTGTCCTTTGTGAAGGACCAAGAGCAACACCGATGTGTAGATCTGAAAGCTGGTTGCTTCAGGTTCTTTTAATCCAAATAAATTTGTGCATCTTTAACCAGACTGACCCCACTTCTCCATTAGAGACAAGGAGATGTTACTGTGTGGTTTCTCTGCATTAGCAAAAGGATGTGCAATGAGAAAAATTCTGCTGCTCCCTTTGAATGAAGGGACGCCACTGAGGTCACAGCACATCTAATCCTAATCCTGTAGcgtttaaaaaagtaaataaataaacaccacaTAAATATGTTATCAGGAAAACACTGATAGACGGGCCACAGCATATTACCTGGACTAAACACATCCAAAGATGGAGTTTGAAATATGTCACGGTAATATTTgattccaataaataaaacactgagtTGAGCTGCAGCTGAGCGAAAGGTTAGATAATTATCGTTTCTATACAAAGTAAGGGGTCCGACAAACAGATTCGACACAAAGTACTGaatccaagaagaagaaaaaataaatcatgtacAGACACAATGTGTTGGAGTTTACAAGACTGTCAGATTATTAATAGAAAATTTGActaaactgattaaattataCAATTTGTAAACTGACtttgattcaaaaataaacctTCCCAAACCTGTTGGGCTCCCATCTCCAACGAGTCATCCATTTTGTTGCATAATATCATTTGAGCTTAGACTAACGCTCGTTTAGCCGACAGATTCAGTCCTTCAGAGAGGAGCAGGACTCCGATTATCAACCAGGTGAATTTAGGATTAAATTGAGGTATCGCACAACTAACTGTTTCCCATTTctacaagcaaagaaaaaaaaaaaaaataaaataaaaaaacaaacaagtcaaACTCTGGAAGGAAATTATTGAtgggacacttttttttttctccccaaggTGGCTGGAATGTTGAGCACATTTAGCCCCTTGTCCGAAATACCACGCCGACCTCTCTTCTCACATGGTGAAAGCAGAGGAAGGAACATCTGTGCAATGCAAAATGGGACAGGGGCAGAATGCTGCTACATGCTGTACTGGAGCACGAAGACGTTCTTCATGGCACTATCCAGCGCCACGCCCGCCTCCTGCATTTCATACCTGTGGAGAAGAGCAAGTACggattttaactcattttctttgcttctcCAAGCGTagcacactttttctttttttaaactgccaCTTGTCTCTAATCTTACCAGTCTGGGGTGGAGATGGTGTAATAGACAGGCAGCTGGCTGCAGGTGGAGACACAGCTGAACTCCTCCAGACAGCAAGTGCCCATGTTGGAGAAGAGGAGCCAGTCTCCCACCAGGAGCTCTGGTAGAGGGCAGCGCTCCACTACCTGGTCCAGCTGGTCCAGTGACGGGCCCCACAGACTGCTGGGATACACTGCTTCATCAACACACAATGCATGCTGcagaaatgaagacaaaaagaaaaaaaaagaagaaaatttagaGATGATCTCAAGTGTGAAAGCatacaaaaaacaatctttaattTCTGAGACTGTTCCGTTAGCTCATTGTTAAAGGTCACAATAGATGACAAAGCAGCAAATATCAAGTCATGAATCATGTAGTTGTTTTCTTGAATGGTTATCAGCCAACTCCCAACAAGCTATATCTGACTAGCGTTTCCTCAAGTCAATTGAGGACCAAAGTAAACATTGCGTAGAGGTGAACAAAGATTTAAGATGCACCAATTCAAAATGGCTTTCTGGTGAAGAGGTGATTATCACGCCAAGTCTGCATGAGCCGACTACCAGCATCAGGAGttgacaatgtttttaaaaagttatggtTTCAAACCAACTAAAGCTTTCAGAAATtagcaacaaaaacatgtcCCTTCCCCACATATTGCTGGTCATTTGGCTGAAAGGTTTTTCCTTTGATTACAAGGAGGACAAATTTGGCTGCATGGACTTCTACCATGTTTGAAAAACTAACACCATATTGTGTGTCTGACACAAACTGAGCATTACGAAGTCTACTTCTGGTCacaacatttattaaacaaacatgtAAGATTCATGCGTGTGCGACACATTCGGAAACATGGAATACTTTAATGTCtttctgcaacatttattaCCGTCTTGGCTTTGGACAATCACTGGAAAACAGCAATCAAGTGAGGCTGCATCACACTATGGATCACAAATGTCGCTATATGGAACGTTTCATTTGAATAGCAAAACAATCATGTGCTGCATGCCAAATTTTCATAAAgctaaaacatgtttctgtatttaaccAGATCTGCTGTCAGTGTGTTGGCCTTACTAACCTTGTGCACTAATGGAGTGGTGATGATGTTCCCCAGTAGCTTGTGGCTGAATGAGCCATAAACGCCTTCGTTCATGTAGTACAAGAACTCTGTGTCCTCATTCTTCTCACCTGTTGtaatacatttaaacatgttagaaaTACAGTAGCATTTCTGAGCTACGAATTTAAGAGTCAACGTTTATCTCAACACCTTTTGCTCCAATTGAGTACATTCAAACAAGAAAAGGAGCGAAGAACAATTCAAACATCTCACCTTGAGACAAGCTGTCCCAGCAGCGAGCCACCACCTCTTTGCCAATAACACTGGCGGCCAGGGTGAAAGCAGAGGCCACATAGAAGCAGCCAGGCTGCGCCAGAACCTGCACACCTGATCGCTGGGGGAAGTAGGCGTCCAGGAGAGGTCGCACTGCAGACTCAACCTacaggaaaagaggaaaaaaaataaattattcaagcagattcaaactaaaaacacaaatatttgactCAATTGCCGGCTTCTTATTTAGCGTACATTTCTATCTTCCAAAGTGCTGCTGGAAAGTGGCAACTAAAACATAACCTGCCTGCCCAGAGTAAAGTGTACAAATTTTGAGCTACTTTAATttcaatgcaaaacaaaatatagattagcaaaattttgatttttaaaaaaaaaatctcatcatgACTATTGAAACTGACCTGTTTGAGCTGAAACTCAGAGCCAGTAAATCCTCCACCGATATCCAGGATCTGCATGTTAAAGCCCAGATCCAGCTGACAAGAGAAAACAAGTTAGCTGATCCCAATAAAACTCCATTTACgtccaaacatttttatttttttttaaagctggtGCTTACCCCCATGTCAAATACACAGCGAGCGTCTGACAGAGCACGGGTATAGGCCTGCTGCGGGTCCTGACAGGAGCTGGGGATGTGGAAGGCCGCTCCCACCACCTGGACCCCCAGCTCTTTGGCCATCTCCAGCAGATGTCTGCAGCTCTTCAGTGAAAAACCAAAAGGCATGCTGGTCTCTGCTGCATGAGCCTCGGTGGTTAACTGCAACAGCAGCCTGAACGAAAGAAAAGAATCCCCCAACTGAATCACATGCAACTAGACGTTTACGCTTTGAAGTGTGTTGCAAGCTCAAAGaaacatatttctaataaaCTGTTGATGACCAGTATTTTCTCATTTACTTTGCCTCTGGGTGCAGGCGAGCAATCTTGGAGAGCTCCGCCTCATTCTCACAGACGAGGTGGTGTACACTGTTCTTGGCGGCATACTTGATGTGTGCCAGCTGCTTGAAAGCGCTCGACAGAATGATGTTTTCTGGGGGAACGCCGTGCTCCAGAACCAGGCTCACCTCAGCCTGGAGGGAGGAAAACACACAAGTTGGGAGAAATTCAcagattccagaagaaaatcccccatgaaaatcctaaaaaaaaataactagagCATTACGTAAGTTTAATGGGCAACACTTATCAGCTGACAAGTAATCAACTGAGGGCTTGTGATGCAACTGccccaaaacacaaaatgctttcATAAGAGGATGAATCGCCGTGTTGATTAAAAAGATATCCTCACCTTGTTAGCACAAACGAAGCCCAGGCCCAAGGACGCCAGCACCTCGATGACTGCAGGGCTGCTGTTGCACTTGACCGGGTAGTAAGGCTGCACCTGCGGCACCATGCTCTGCCAGCACGTATGCTGGCGCATCAGGGCACCGAGGTCGCCCACCACAAACGCACTTTTCTCCACCTGTCAACACAGTAGCAGTTAAACGGCGCAGCTCTTGCAAACATTCAGTTTCCACACAACCTCAGCTTGTTCTAACCAAGACTGACCTTATCCTGTTCACAGATGTGTCCATCAATAACGTCTTCCAGAGTAACTCCTCCATCCAGGAGTTGAATGATATAGCTTGGTTTGTCAGGGAATCCTTTCATCTTAACCGTGTTCCAATAAGCCGACGATCATAAAGAAGTAGTAAACGAGTCCGGGGGTCACGACTGAGCCAATGGGGTCCTGCCGGTATGCAACAAACTGGAACGACGGACACAAACAGAATCAACATGACGCGACTTAGAaattcttcatttgttttgtgtgtttttttttttttttttttttttttttaaagtgtaacaTTCTGTtagacttgttttattttcatgcagATAAAAGAAACACTAACATGGACAAGTCAGGAGATGGACCTGTCCCGCTATCAGCTAGGATCCCAAGGTGGCTCAGCGTTGAAGTCAAAGTGCTCCCTGTAAAGGGCCGCCCCTAGGCCCTCTGGGTAGCGCTCATACACCTGTACAGAGACAGGGGAgccctggaaaaaaacaaaaacacaatgttagACATGAATGCATGCACAAGAGGCAATAAAAAGGGCCTCTTGCAATGTTACAGTCAGCATCTGACATGTTCAAACTTTATACTGCAGGCTGCACTGAGCCCTCAAAAACAGCTTCGTATTTGCTATTTCAGTAATATGAATTTCCACTGCCGTAAAGGAAACACCAGTGATATGTAAAGTGTAAATGCATGAAAATTCGTCTatacacacaataaaaataatgtgcCCAAGCAGTCCACTGAGCTTGTGATATTGTGATGACAACTGCAATTCGATATAGTCAGTACCGGTAGCTTAAATTGAAATCCCGCTGTTATATTCAAGTGCAGTATATGTATactttttgaaagatttttttttttttttgtggatttagGTCACAATTTCTCATAGATTTCAGtctgaatgaaaacataaatcagtCCAaatttgcagcttttaaaaCTATCCCACTGTGctaatttcaaacaaacatgacTCAAATAGTATCAATACTGAtccacaactttaaaaaaaactaaacagaaaggtaatacagaaaatctttttttttttttttttttacttttattcaatgTCTTTGCCTAAAATATACCCTTTCCTCCTTTGTGTTGATGAGACTTGACTTAAAAAGTTTCAGAACCACAGAGGAGGAAATAGTCATGAAGCTTAAATAAGATCTAAGCCTCCTTAGTGTAATGTGTTGGTGAAACTCATCTTTAATGCCACTAAACTTTAGTAACAACAATACAATATGGGATAGTACTTATTCTGCAACCATTTAAATAGCTTGGTTATgttcatttaataataaaaacaaaaaaacacaagtatttATCTTACTTCCACAAAAGATAACATGGCCGGTTTGTCAGGCATTTAATGCGTCTCCCCAAATCTCGCGCATGCGTTGTAAGTGAAAACACTGACTGACAACTTGACAAATTGAATATTAATTCAATGCGTCACcaaagatgataaaataaacCACGGAAAACCAGTACCGTTACAAATGTCACAAATAAACGTGGTTATTTTGGCAATACGGACGGGGAAAACATAAACACCCTGGGTAAATAGTCAAGGCAGAAAAGCCGCTAACGTTAGAGTGGCTGTCGGCTGCCCTTCGATCGGAGATGGCTGTGTTAACGCCGTATTTTCGTAATAATCCTAGAACAAACCTTAACACAAATCCACTACACGAAAAACACACTAAACCCGACTCGccaaagaaatatttacatgttcaAATTAAAACGGAAGACATGTCGAAATCACAGAGCGCAGTGAACGGGTCTGTCATGTGTAGCAAGACAGCAGAAAGAGCAGCCCGCCATGTTAACGTCCGCTTAATGAATCCTCCTTGTAGCAACAGCCGGGGAACGCTTCGCTGTACTTACGTGAGATAACGGCCGAAAGGATTTGGAAAATCGTCTTCTCTTTTTCGGCGGAATTTTTAAAGAGTAGTGGGCCCAAcgttaaaagaaagaaagaaggctATTTTTGCCATATGTTTAGGTCGGAAACCCGCGTTGACTCGCTGCGTCCTCTCTGTCGGCTGGTGGGTGGAGAACTACTGGAAGAGAGCAGGGGAAGTAGAAAAGGTGATCAACGGCCCAGTGGGCGGCGCCAGCCGTTTCAGTTCCACCAATGAACGCTCTGCATTTTTGAGGGCATACCAAATATGTATTTCCGTATATTGTAAGGTCCGCAGTATCCCCGGGTTGTTCATTTAGGTTACATAACCATAAACTTTCCGTACATGGCCGCACAATAAACAAGCCCAATGCTACTCTTGTtctgattttaataaacaataaatcaaatgcCGCAATAAATCAAATGTAGAAGAACACCTACTTTTAAGGAGGActtataatttaaatgtaattgtaAACTAGaagtcaatgttttttaaacGCTGGAAAAGCATGACAAGACAAATCTTTAATATAGTAGATGATTCACATCAGAGCTTAAAGTGTTATCCACTTTTGAAGGTATTTACCCCACAAAAACCAGTTTCACAGCTGATATCCTTGATGtcctttgttcattttgttgtttctgaatttcaaaaacaataacgtgaataaatgtaaacaagatAGCAAAACATTGcactttaaagaaatgtttggcatgtttatttgttaaatgaGAATAGAATAATAGATGTGTAAGAACACATATTCTGGGTATTAGTAAAATGAAGTATTCccataaaaaaagacttgaaaaaaCTGTTAAACTTATTAAATTTCAACCACAATTTCtaatatatttctttacatttttttgataGACCAcaaataccaaaaacaaaaagtaatacatcatgaagtgaaaggaacaaaacagttttcaaaatcttttcttaaaaaaaaataaaataaaataaaaaaaaaatcagaagaaaacttCTTTGAGGACTGCACTTGAGACAGGAGCAGAATCACATTTCAGGATAACTGTAGCGAGAACTACAGTTAAATAATATATAACTACCAGAAGCCTGTGGGTACAATGTCTATCTGTTGAAACAAAATACAAGTTGTGTCCTGGAGATGAACTACAGTCACAAGTAAATTGGtgtagtcaaagttcagatccaaataaaacagaatcttCGACTAGGcgtaaaaaaataatgtaccGTTGATCTCCATTCAATCTGATTGAGCTttagctgttgtttttcttttttcttttaatttaaccaGGTAAGAGGattagaaaaaatacttttcatatATACCCTCAACTTGCACAGGTAGCAGTTAAatactgttttgcaaagaagaat from Gambusia affinis linkage group LG14, SWU_Gaff_1.0, whole genome shotgun sequence includes the following:
- the azin1b gene encoding antizyme inhibitor 1b, whose product is MKGFPDKPSYIIQLLDGGVTLEDVIDGHICEQDKVEKSAFVVGDLGALMRQHTCWQSMVPQVQPYYPVKCNSSPAVIEVLASLGLGFVCANKAEVSLVLEHGVPPENIILSSAFKQLAHIKYAAKNSVHHLVCENEAELSKIARLHPEAKLLLQLTTEAHAAETSMPFGFSLKSCRHLLEMAKELGVQVVGAAFHIPSSCQDPQQAYTRALSDARCVFDMGLDLGFNMQILDIGGGFTGSEFQLKQVESAVRPLLDAYFPQRSGVQVLAQPGCFYVASAFTLAASVIGKEVVARCWDSLSQGEKNEDTEFLYYMNEGVYGSFSHKLLGNIITTPLVHKHALCVDEAVYPSSLWGPSLDQLDQVVERCPLPELLVGDWLLFSNMGTCCLEEFSCVSTCSQLPVYYTISTPDWYEMQEAGVALDSAMKNVFVLQYSM